CCAGAGGCTGCTTACTGGGAGCCTGGCATTTTGAGGTCGGTTTGCAGGAGCGTATATGTTGAGGTAAAGACAGTCTTCAGAAATGTCAGGAATTTCTGCTAGCAGGGCACCAAGTTGTTTCAAGAGGTCCGTGACAATTTCTATGCTTTGAATgcaccttcaaaataagagtaaaaTCTGAGTCACCAAAATGCTAAGCTAAGAACTTTTTCAAAGGTTagataaaattattattattattatttagattCTGTTTACATGAAGGGTTGCTTGGTTGCATCTCTCATGCCGTTCCATCCCTCTACAGGTTGGGGTGCGGCCAATCTGAGGGAGGGGCCGACAGGTGGTTTGGCAAACGGGACACCAAGGAAGGCGTGGGCCCCGGGCTCCTTCCCCTTTACGCTCACATACTTCCCTCTCAGACTGCCAAGCTTTGTGTGGACTTCAGGAGCTGTCACGACATACATGAGAATTATTTTAGGTTATTAGTAAAAGCCTGATTTTAATTGGAAGAAACAAGTAGGA
This genomic window from Oryzias melastigma strain HK-1 unplaced genomic scaffold, ASM292280v2 sc02391, whole genome shotgun sequence contains:
- the LOC112138849 gene encoding cocaine esterase — encoded protein: MALRAGPSLFCLLLFVLSVAADRDAPEVHTKLGSLRGKYVSVKGKEPGAHAFLGVPFAKPPVGPSLRLAAPQPVEGWNGMRDATKQPFMCIQSIEIVTDLLKQLGALLAEIPDISEDCLYLNIYAPANRPQNARLPVMVWIHGGGFSLGSASMFDGSALAVYEDVIVVLIQYRLGVLGFLR